The Lutibacter sp. A64 genome segment TTGTTTTTCATATTGGAGAGCAACTTGTAGAAAATAGAATAAACAGAAAACCTAAAGGAACTATTCGGTATCAAAAAATTAAAGTTCCTGTAAATCCAGAACAAAAGAAATATACTTTATCTATAAAGCCAGATAAAAGAAATACAAAACCTGTAGCTATAAAATTACCAGATTCGTTTCCTGTTTTAATGCCTTTTAGATATGTTGAGATAGAAAATTCAAAAGGAGATTTACAATTAAAAGATTTTACTCAAATTGCATATTTTAGCTATTGGGAAGATAATACAAGTCATTTTGAAAGTTCTAATCCAATTTTAAATCAAGTTTGGGATTTATGTAAATACTCTATTAAAGCAACCACATTTGCGGGTTTATATGTTGATGGCGACAGAGAACGTATTCCTTATGAAGCCGACGCTTATTTAAATCAATTAAGTCATTATACTACCGATAGAGAATATGCAATGGCAAGACAAACATTAGAATATTTTATGGAACATCCAACATGGCCAACAGAATGGCAACTTCATGTGGCATTAATGTTCCAAGCCGATTATATGTATACCGGAAACACGGAACTTATTGAGAAATATTATGAAGACTTAAAGCATAAAACCTTAGTAGAATTAAAGCGAGAAGATGGATTGATAAGTTCTGATAAAGCTACTCCGGAATTCATGAGAAAATTAGGATTTAAAAATCCGAAAGATAAGTTGAAAGACATTGTAGATTGGCCACCAGCACAAAAAGATACCGGTTGGAAACTAGCAACAAAAGAAGGGGAGCGAGATGGTTTTGTTTTTAAACCAATTAATACTGTTATTAATAGTTTGTACTATAGAAATCTAGAAATTATGGCAGAATTTGCTGAAATTTTAGGTAAGACAGACGAAGCTAAAATGTACGAACAATTAGCAATACAAGTAAAGGAATCTATTAATAATAAGTTGTTTAATGCTAGTATAGGAGCTTATATAGATGGTGAAGGTACAAACCATGCCTCTCTTCATTCAAATATGATGGCATTGGCTTTTAATATAGTTCCAGAAAAAAATATTGAATCGGTTGTAACTTTTATTAAAAGTAGGGGAATGGCTTGCAGTGTTTACGGTGCGCAGTATTTGTTAGAAGCATTATACAATGCAAATGAAAGCGACTATGCTTTAGAATTAATGACTGCTACCCACGATAGAAGTTGGTACAATATGATTAAAATTGGATCTACAATTACACTGGAAGCTTGGGATATGAAATATAAACCAAATGCCGATTGGAACCATGCTTGGGGAGCGGCACCAGCTAATATTATTCCAAGGTATTTATGGGGAATTCAACCTAAAACACCAGGGTATGCAGTTGCAAAAATAAAACCGCAATTAAAAAACTTAAAATCAAGTTCTATTGTTGTTCCAACTTTAAGAGGACAAATTAAAGCTACTTATATTTTACAAGATAAAATTGAAAGATACATTATAGATATTCCTGCTAATATGAATGTTGAATTTGTGGTAAAACCAACTTCAAAAGTAAAAGTGAATAATGAAATTAAATCGAGTAAACTTGGAGTTATTTACTTAGAAGCGGGTAATAATATTGTAGAAATAATTAATTAAAAAAAGAGTAATGAGCAAATTAAATTTACTTAAAAATTCAGCATTAATAGTTTTTGTATTTATAAGTGTTTTAGCAACTAAGGTTATTGGTCAAAATATTATTTCTAATCCTTTAATTTTAGATATGGTGCATCATAACCCTGGTGAAACACCGTATGATTCTAAATATAATGATCCAGCAGTAATTAAAGAAATGGGATATAATGGTAAGGTATATTTCCTTTTTGAATCTCCTGCGTTAGCCATTAATTGGGAATCTGTAGATGCAGCTATTTTACCAAAAGGTACAGAAGATAGAAAATGGGTTGATGCAAAAGCAGCACAAATAAAAAAAATGCATGCAGCTTGTAAAGCCGAAGATATAGCTATTTATGCAATGTCTGATCTTGTTTTGTTTCCTAAACGATTAATTGAAAAATATAACATTGAAAAAACTTTTGGAAACCCGAATGATGCATTAACAGAAAAGCTGATTCGTGCTCAAATTAATGAGATGTTTGATCAGTTTCCAGATCTTGATGGATTGGTAGTGCGTATTGGAGAAACGTATCTGCACGATGCGCCATATCATAAAGGAGCAATTAATGATAAAACAAGTCCACAAAAAACAATAATCCCGTTAATAAATATCTTAAAGGAAGAAATTTGTGAAAAAAGAGACAAGCAACTTATTTTTCGTACTTGGGGTGCATTTGATAGAAATATGGACGATTATATGGCTGTAAGTAATGCTATAGAGCCACATAAAAATTTAATAATTAGTATAAAACATGTTGAAGGTGATTTTCATAGATCAAATGAATTTAGTAAAGTTATTGGTCAAGGGCGTCATCGTCAAATTATTGAAATTCAATCTGCTCGCGAGTATG includes the following:
- a CDS encoding alpha-L-rhamnosidase-related protein, producing MFLLFSCKSNYGIEDEENRPTGLSVEFIRQPETVLIIDQKPEFSWELPKTAVKQLSYQILIASSLELIENNKGDVWDSRKIVSGQSINIEFEGAPLEVGKTYFWKVKIWDAANKESLYSKFQSFRIGAKENIITSANSFQIESLKPVKFQKLNADSYFIDFGKAAFATLEFNYKTTKKDTLVFHIGEQLVENRINRKPKGTIRYQKIKVPVNPEQKKYTLSIKPDKRNTKPVAIKLPDSFPVLMPFRYVEIENSKGDLQLKDFTQIAYFSYWEDNTSHFESSNPILNQVWDLCKYSIKATTFAGLYVDGDRERIPYEADAYLNQLSHYTTDREYAMARQTLEYFMEHPTWPTEWQLHVALMFQADYMYTGNTELIEKYYEDLKHKTLVELKREDGLISSDKATPEFMRKLGFKNPKDKLKDIVDWPPAQKDTGWKLATKEGERDGFVFKPINTVINSLYYRNLEIMAEFAEILGKTDEAKMYEQLAIQVKESINNKLFNASIGAYIDGEGTNHASLHSNMMALAFNIVPEKNIESVVTFIKSRGMACSVYGAQYLLEALYNANESDYALELMTATHDRSWYNMIKIGSTITLEAWDMKYKPNADWNHAWGAAPANIIPRYLWGIQPKTPGYAVAKIKPQLKNLKSSSIVVPTLRGQIKATYILQDKIERYIIDIPANMNVEFVVKPTSKVKVNNEIKSSKLGVIYLEAGNNIVEIIN